One window of the Tamandua tetradactyla isolate mTamTet1 chromosome Y, mTamTet1.pri, whole genome shotgun sequence genome contains the following:
- the LOC143672582 gene encoding protein WWC3-like isoform X1, with protein sequence MGRCRELNLGPLAWQKAVTLLSARTTAQLQVVEQELIKEKVMLEHTEEDIVELEQKEDHTESESKRTWQADNECSNCTQTSPRYVESYCFGVESIHGHMFVGLTDAHNHKQLRSPSLKDSRNLRRPTQMVGDMSSLNLV encoded by the exons atgggcaggtgccgggaattgaacctgggtcccctggcatggcag AAGGCAGTGACTTTACTGTCGGCTAGAACCACAGCTCAGCTGCAGGTAGTGGAGCAAGAGTTGATAAAGGAGAAGGTGATGTTGGAGCATACTGAAGAAGATATCGTTGAGCTGGAGCAGAAAGAAGACCATACAGAGTCTGAATCCAAGAG GACTTGGCAAGCAGATAATGAATGTAGCAACTGCACCCAGACCAGCCCCCGATATGTTGAGTCCTATTGTTTTGGTGTTGAATCCATCCATGGACACATGTTTGTTGGCCTCACTGATGCTCACAACCATAAGCAACTTCGGTCCCCATCTCTTAAG gactccagaaacttacgaagacccacccaaatggttggagacatgtcatcacttaatctagtttaa
- the LOC143672582 gene encoding protein WWC3-like isoform X2 translates to MGRCRELNLGPLAWQKAVTLLSARTTAQLQVVEQELIKEKVMLEHTEEDIVELEQKEDHTESESKRTWQADNECSNCTQTSPRYVESYCFGVESIHGHMFVGLTDAHNHKQLRSPSLKASEFHQLSLG, encoded by the exons atgggcaggtgccgggaattgaacctgggtcccctggcatggcag AAGGCAGTGACTTTACTGTCGGCTAGAACCACAGCTCAGCTGCAGGTAGTGGAGCAAGAGTTGATAAAGGAGAAGGTGATGTTGGAGCATACTGAAGAAGATATCGTTGAGCTGGAGCAGAAAGAAGACCATACAGAGTCTGAATCCAAGAG GACTTGGCAAGCAGATAATGAATGTAGCAACTGCACCCAGACCAGCCCCCGATATGTTGAGTCCTATTGTTTTGGTGTTGAATCCATCCATGGACACATGTTTGTTGGCCTCACTGATGCTCACAACCATAAGCAACTTCGGTCCCCATCTCTTAAG
- the LOC143672582 gene encoding protein WWC3-like isoform X3: MGRCRELNLGPLAWQKAVTLLSARTTAQLQVVEQELIKEKVMLEHTEEDIVELEQKEDHTESESKRTWQADNECSNCTQTSPRYVESYCFGVESIHGHMFVGLTDAHNHKQLRSPSLKTDQT; this comes from the exons atgggcaggtgccgggaattgaacctgggtcccctggcatggcag AAGGCAGTGACTTTACTGTCGGCTAGAACCACAGCTCAGCTGCAGGTAGTGGAGCAAGAGTTGATAAAGGAGAAGGTGATGTTGGAGCATACTGAAGAAGATATCGTTGAGCTGGAGCAGAAAGAAGACCATACAGAGTCTGAATCCAAGAG GACTTGGCAAGCAGATAATGAATGTAGCAACTGCACCCAGACCAGCCCCCGATATGTTGAGTCCTATTGTTTTGGTGTTGAATCCATCCATGGACACATGTTTGTTGGCCTCACTGATGCTCACAACCATAAGCAACTTCGGTCCCCATCTCTTAAG